Proteins encoded by one window of Sardina pilchardus chromosome 7, fSarPil1.1, whole genome shotgun sequence:
- the LOC134087033 gene encoding neuronal acetylcholine receptor subunit alpha-2-like, which yields MMTTNVWVKQEWNDYKLRWNPDEYENVTSIRIPSEIIWRPDIVLYNNADGDFAVTHLTKAQLFYDGKIKWMPPAIYKSSCSIDVTFFPFDQQNCKMKFGSWTYDRAKIDLISIASNVDQMDYWESGEWVIVNAVGKYNSKKYECCTEIYPDITYSFIIRRLPLFYTINLIIPCLLISCLTVLVFYLPSDCGEKITLCISVLLSLTVFLLLITEIIPSTSLVIPLIGEYLLFTMIFVTLSIIITVFVLNVHHRSPRTHGMPHWVRWVFLDFVPRFLFMKRPPASGKHNTRKLIEMMHKTSGVSQAAWQGQAFLTSHLSHQEMQDHQPISHHLLEQSKQQEDFQPQAVFQRSSSNQYSILQEELHRLGLTTASCSSPSSSSSTLPPTFGPLFHHLPLHKERESWAFPSKAHSMQHMSEEGGRDSQTQRAPRHYHSCNFQYDSLGRDCAADKKGTAEYMGEERPFKHHLHCNSNTTHAGLPKPEAQQAALNLATTMSPSMQQAIEGVQYIADHLRAEDADFSVREDWKYVAMVIDRIFLWMFILVCILGTVGLFLPPWLAGMI from the exons ATGATGACCACTAATGTCTGGGTGAAACAA GAATGGAATGATTATAAGCTCCGCTGGAATCCGGACGAATATGAAAATGTCACTTCCATCCGCATCCCTTCAGAAATCATCTGGCGGCCTGACATAGTCCTTTATAATAA TGCTGACGGAGATTTTGCAGTGACTCACCTGACAAAAGCTCAACTTTTCTACGATGGGAAAATCAAGTGGATGCCTCCGGCAATCTACAAAAGCTCCTGCAGCATCGACGTCACGTTCTTCCCCTTCGACCAGCAGAACTGCAAGATGAAGTTCGGCTCTTGGACGTACGACCGCGCCAAGATCGACCTGATCAGCATAGCCAGTAACGTGGACCAGATGGACTACTGGGAGAGCGGGGAGTGGGTGATTGTCAACGCCGTGGGGAAGTACAACAGCAAGAAGTACGAGTGCTGCACTGAGATCTACCCGGACATCACATACTCCTTCATCATCCGTCGGCTGCCGCTTTTCTACACAATCAACCTCATCATCCCCTGCCTCCTCATCTCCTGTCTGACCGTGCTGGTGTTCTATCTGCCGTCCGACTGCGGCGAGAAGATCACGCTCTGCATCTCGGTGCTGCTCTCGCTCACCGTCTTCCTGCTGCTCATCACGGAAATCATCCCGTCCACGTCGCTGGTCATCCCGCTCATCGGCGAGTACCTCCTGTTCACCATGATCTTCGTCACGctctccatcatcatcaccgtcTTCGTGCTGAACGTGCACCACCGGTCGCCGCGAACGCACGGCATGCCCCACTGGGTGCGCTGGGTCTTCCTCGACTTTGTGCCCCGCTTCCTCTTCATGAAGCGCCCACCAGCCTCGGGCAAACACAACACGCGCAAGCTGATCGAGATGATGCACAAGACCTCCGGGGTCTCCCAGGCTGCGTGGCAGGGGCAAGCCTTTCTCACTAGCCACTTGAGCCACCAAGAGATGCAGGACCACCAGCCCATCTCACACCACCTGCTGGAGCAAAGCAAGCAACAGGAGGATTTCCAGCCTCAAGCGGTCTTCCAGAGGTCTTCCTCCAACCAGTACTCCATCCTTCAGGAGGAGCTGCACCGGCTAGGCCTCACCACAGCCTCCTGCAGCTCcccttcctcgtcctcctccacccttcccCCAACGTTTGGTCCCCTGTTtcaccacctccccctccataaggagagagagagctgggcatTCCCTTCCAAGGCCCATTCAATGCAGCACATGTCTGAGGAAGGTGGGAGAGACTCCCAGACCCAGAGGGCCCCAAGACACTACCATTCCTGCAACTTCCAATATGACAGCCTGGGCAGGGACTGCGCCGCTGACAAGAAAGGGACAGCAGAGTACATGGGGGAGGAAAGGCCATTCAAGCACCATTTGCACTGTAACTCCAATACAACACATGCTGGCTTACCAAAACCAGAGGCCCAGCAAGCAGCCCTGAACCTGGCCACCACCATGTCTCCTTCCATGCAGCAGGCCATAGAAGGGGTGCAATACATTGCTGACCACCTTCGTGCAGAGGATGCCGACTTCTCT GTGAGAGAAGACTGGAAATATGTAGCGATGGTCATTGACCGCATCTTCCTGTGGATGTTCATCTTGGTATGCATTCTGGGAACTGTTGGACTTTTTCTACCTCCCTGGCTGGCCGGAATGATTTAG